The Entelurus aequoreus isolate RoL-2023_Sb linkage group LG23, RoL_Eaeq_v1.1, whole genome shotgun sequence genome has a window encoding:
- the LOC133640631 gene encoding oocyte zinc finger protein XlCOF22-like, whose translation MCERTIAEYEEELCPTKEEKERQHQKHQVVLHRTDIHQLIGHQEECLPHLQGDSFTLEYPQPSHFKGDEEDPQPPYIKEEEEGECPVGQEEADPLTVVSVKTEEHEDKPPESSQLHHSPNVWEGHLHPEQQKWSFRMRTEEPQPSHIKKEEEYPLIPHFKKEAEDPLTPHFKEEEEDPLTPHFKEEVVDPLSSNIKEEEEDPLSPHIKEEEEEHSISQQGEHLEGLEEVDVTKMPVTGVPVKSEDDEVKGESEEKREAEPPSSSSTQHMTTEADGDHCGGSQADKLLAPLSDSEDTTSHSPDTDDEHSKDDKTYHTDNPHFTCSHCDKTFKYHSRLKTHMRIHTGEKPFSCSICSKGFIRRDNLNKHMKIHTGEKKFSCSICGKNFIRRDNLNKHMKIHTGEKPFSCSICGKDFTRRDNFKSHMRSHTGEKPFSCSICGKDFAESNHLKLHMRIHTGEKPFSCSICGKDFTQRDHFNAHMRIHTGEKPFSCSICGKDFIKRDQLNKHKRTHSGEKPYSCSSCHKSFRHPKSIKAHMRTHTGEKVLSCSVCGERFSSEYQFKKHKCAGENSSSK comes from the exons acatcaagttgtgttacacagaacag ACATCCATCAGCTGATTGGACACCAAGAAGAATGTCTTCCTCATCTGCAGGGGGACAGTTTCACTTTAGAGTATCCACAGCCCTCACATTTCAAAGGGgacgaggaggatccacagcccccttatattaaagaggaagaggagggagagtgtcctgtagggcaggaggaggctgatccactgactgttgtctctgtgaagactgaagagcatgaagacaaaccacctgagtcctcacagcttcatcacagtccaa ACGTCTGGGAAGGACACCTTCACCCTGAGCAACAgaagtggagcttcaggatgcggacggaggagccacagccctcccacattaagaaggaagaggaataCCCACTTATCCCCCATTTTAAAAAGGAAgcggaggacccactgacaccccattttaaagaggaagaggaggacccactgacaccccattttaaagaaGAAGTGGTGGATCCACTAAGCTCtaacattaaggaggaagaggaggacccactgagccctcacattaaagaggaagaggaggaacacagcatcagtcagcagggagagcatcttgaaggactggaggaggttgatgtcaccaagatgccagtgactggtgtccctgtgaagagtgaagatgatgaggtcaaaggtgagagtgaggagaagagagaggcggagcctccaagcagcagctcaactcaacacatgacaacagaagctgatggagaccactgtggaggatcacaagcagacaagctcttagctccactatcagatagtgaggacacaacgtcacactctcctgacactgatgatgaacactctaaagatgataagacatatCACACTGACAACccacacttcacatgttctcactgcgACAAAACTTTTAAGTACCATAGTCGTctaaaaacacacatgagaatacacactggagaaaaacctttttcatgttcaatctgcagtaAAGGTTTTATTCGAAGGGACAATTTAAATaaacacatgaaaatacacactggagaaaaaaaattttcatgttcaatctgcggtaaaaatTTTATTCGAAGGGACAATTTAAATaaacacatgaaaatacacactggagaaaaacctttttcatgttcaatctgtggtaaagattttactcgaagGGACAATTTCAAATCACACATGAgatcacacactggagaaaaacctttttcatgttcaatctgcggtaaagattttgctGAAAGCAACCATTTAAaattacacatgagaatacacactggagaaaaacctttttcatgttcaatctgcggtaaagattttacccaAAGGGACCATTTCAatgcacacatgagaatacacactggagaaaaacctttttcatgttcaatctgcggtaaagattttattaAAAGGGAccaattaaataaacacaagagaacgcactctggtgaaaaaccatactcTTGTTCAAGCTGTCACAAAAGCTTTCGTCACCCAAAATCTattaaagcacacatgagaacacacacaggagagaaagtgttgagttgcagtgtgtgtggtgaaagattctcttctgAGTACCAgtttaagaaacacaagtgtgctggtgagaacagcagcagcaagtga